A region from the Gossypium hirsutum isolate 1008001.06 chromosome A08, Gossypium_hirsutum_v2.1, whole genome shotgun sequence genome encodes:
- the LOC107931934 gene encoding AP-2 complex subunit alpha-1, which produces MAMHGMRGLSIFISDIRNCQNKEQERLRVDKELGNIRNRFKKEKGLTPYDKKKYVWKMLYIYMLGYDVDFGHMEAVSLISAPKYPEKQVGYIVTSCLLNENHDFLRLAINTVRNDIIGRNETFQCLALTLVGNIGGREFAESLAPDVQKLLLSSSCRPLVRKKSALCLLRLFRKNPDVVNVDGWADRMTQLLDERDLGVLTSSMSLLVALVSNNHEAYWTCLPKCVKILERLARSQDVPQEYTYYGIPSPWLQVKTMRALQYFPTIEDPNTRRTLFEVLQRILMGTDVVKNVNKNNASHAVLFEALALVMHLDAEKEMMSQCVALLGKFIAVREPNIRYLGLENMTRMLIVADVQESLKRHQAQIITSLKDPDISICRRALDLLYGMCDITNAKDIVEELLQYLNSADFTMREELSLKAAILAEKFAPDLSWYVDVILQLIEKAGDFISDDIWFRVVQFVTNNDDLQPYAAAKAKEYLDKPAVDEKMVKVCAYILGEYSHLLARRPGCSPKEIFCVIHEKLPSVSTTTIPLLLSAYAKILMHTQPPDQVLQNQIWAIFTKYESCIDAEIQQRAVEYFALSRKGAALMDIFAEMPKFPERQSSLIKKAEDAEGDTAEQSALKLRAQQQPSNALVVTDQRPSNGEPPPVFVGQLSVVKAPNMNNTEDHYSTELVLSQENGNLSQVDQQPPSADPLSDLLGPLAIEGPPGATVQYENSTVSGLESGPDVVDGSAIVPVEVGTNTIQPIGNIAVRFHALCLKDSGVLYEDPYIQIGIKAEWRAHQGRLVLFLGNKNTSPLVSVQTLILPPAHLKMELSLVPDTIPPRAQVQCPLEVVNLRPSRDVAVLDFSYKFGTHMVNIKLRLPAVLNKFLQPLPVSAEEFFPQWRSLSGPPLKLQEVVRGVRPMALPEMSNLLHSYRIAISPGLDPNPNNLVASTTFYSENTRAIVCLVRIETDPADRTQLRMTLASGDPTLTFELKEFIKEQLVSIPTVAQAPTPAPPAAPLTPQIPPNDPAALLADLL; this is translated from the exons ATGGCAATGCACGGGATGAGAGGTCTCTCGATTTTCATAAGCGACATTCGTAATTGTCAGAACAAAGAGCAAGAGCGTTTGCGTGTCGATAAAGAGCTCGGCAACATACGTAATCGCTTCAAAAAAGAAAAG GGATTGACACCATATgataagaagaaatatgtttggAAAATGCTTTACATTTACATGCTGGGTTATGATGTTGATTTTGGTCATATGGAAGCTGTTTCCTTGATATCTGCACCAAAGTATCCAGAAAAGCAG GTTGGATACATTGTGACATCATGTTTGCTCAACGAAAATCATGATTTTCTGAGATTAGCAATCAACACTGTACGCAATGATATAATTGGTCGAAATGAGACTTTCCAGTGCCTAGCATTAACCCTG GTTGGTAATATTGGTGGGAGGGAATTTGCTGAATCTTTGGCACCTGATGTTCAAAAGTTACTT CTGTCTAGCAGCTGCAGACCACTTGTACGGAAAAAATCTGCATTATGTTTGCTGCGATTGTTTAGGAAAAATCCTGATGTTGTCAATGTTGATGGCTG GGCGGACCGGATGACGCAACTTTTAGATGAGCGTGATCTTGGCGTTTTGACATCTTCTATGAGCCTTCTTGTTGCTTTGGTATCAAATAATCATGAAGCATATTGGACATGCCTTCCAAAATGTGTTAAAATATTGGAACGCCTTGCAAGGAGCCAAGATGTTCCACAGGAATATACTTATTATGGCATCCCATCTCCATGGCTGCAG GTTAAGACAATGAGGGCTCTTCAGTATTTTCCTACCATTGAAGATCCAAATACGAGAAGAACATTGTTTGAG GTCTTACAACGGATATTAATGGGAACAGATGTTGTGAAGAATGTTAATAAGAATAATGCCTCACATGCTGTCCTCTTTGAAGCCCTTGCTCTC GTCATGCATCTTGATGCCGAAAAGGAGATGATGTCTCAGTGTGTGGCTCTTCTTGGGAAGTTCATTGCTGTTCGTGAACCAAATATTAGGTATCTTGGTTTG GAAAATATGACTAGGATGCTAATAGTTGCTGATGTGCAAGAGAGTCTAAAAAGGCATCAGGCACAAATCATCACATCATTGAAGGATCCTGATATCAG TATCTGTAGGCGAGCTCTTGATTTGCTTTATGGTATGTGTGACATAACAAATGCAAAGGACATTGTTGAAGAACTGTTGCAG TATCTGAACTCAGCTGACTTTACAATGCGTGAGGAATTGTCACTTAAGGCTGCCATTCTTGCTGAGAAGTTTGCTCCTGATCTGTCATG GTATGTGGATGTGATTCTTCAGTTGATTGAAAAGGCAGGAGACTTTATTAGCGATGACATATGGTTCCGTGTTGTGCAGTTCGTTACTAACAATGATGACCTACAG CCTTATGCAGCTGCAAAGGCGAAAGAGTATCTTGACAAGCCTGCTGTAGACGAGAAAATGGTCAAG GTCTGTGCTTATATTCTTGGAGAATACAGCCACCTTCTGGCTAGACGGCCTGGGTGTAGTCCAAAAGAAATCTTTTGCGTCATACATGAGAAACTTCCTTCAGTATC AACTACCACCATTCCTCTTCTTCTATCAGCGTATGCTAAGATCTTAATGCACACTCAGCCGCCTGACCAAGTACTGCAGAATCAGATTTGGGCAATATTCACCAA ATATGAGAGTTGCATTGATGCTGAGATTCAACAACGAGCTGTTGAATATTTTGCATTGAGTCGGAAAGGTGCTGCTCTAATGGATATTTTTGCTGAAATGCCTAAATTTCCTGAGCGTCAG tcttcattgatcaaaaaggCCGAAGATGCTGAGGGTGACACTGCAGAGCAAAGTGCCCTCAAGTTGCGTGCTCAACAGCAACCTTCAAATGCTCTAGTTGTAACCGACCAACGCCCTTCTAATGGGGAACCACCACCAGTTTTTGTTGGGCAGCTTAGTGTTGTAAAGGCACCCAACATGAATAATACCGAG GATCATTATTCAACAGAGCTAGTTCTTTCTCAGGAGAACGGAAATTTAAGCCAAGTAGATCAGCAACCTCCTTCGGCAGATCCCCTTAGTGATCTTTTGGGTCCATTGGCTATTGAGGGCCCTCCTGGTGCTACTGTTCAATATGAGAACAGTACTGTCTCTGGATTGGAAAGTGGTCCGGATGTAGTAGATGGGTCAGCCATAGTGCCCGTAGAAGTGGGGACAAATACAATTCAG CCGATAGGGAATATTGCCGTAAGATTTCATGCTTTATGCCTGAAAGATAGTGGTGTTCTATACGAAGATCCTTACATTCAG ATTGGCATCAAAGCCGAGTGGCGAGCTCATCAAGGACGTCTGGTTCTTTTCTTAGGAAACAAGAATACATCTCCTCTCGTTTCTGTTCAGACTTTGATATTGCCTCCTGCTCATCTGAAGATGGAGCTTTCATTAGTGCCTGACACCATACCTCCTCGAGCACAG GTGCAATGCCCACTTGAGGTTGTAAACCTTCGGCCAAGCAGGGACGTAGCTGTTCTCGACTTCTCCTACAAGTTTGGAACCCATATG GTTAACATCAAGCTTCGTCTTCCTGCTGTGCTGAATAAATTTCTTCAGCCTCTACCAGTTTCCGCAGAGGAGTTCTTCCCCCAGTGGAGATCACTTTCTGGACCACCATTGAAGCTTCAAGAAGTT GTTAGAGGTGTAAGACCTATGGCTCTTCCCGAAATGTCAAATCTACTCCACAGTTACAGAATAGCAATTTCACCAGGGCTT GATCCAAATCCTAATAATCTAGTTGCGAGCACAACCTTCTATTCAGAGAATACGCGTGCCATAGTTTGCTTG GTCAGAATTGAAACGGATCCAGCGGACAGAACACAGTTGCGTATGACTCTCGCTTCGGGTGATCCCACATTAACATTTGA GTTAAAAGAATTCATCAAAGAACAACTGGTTAGCATTCCCACAGTTGCTCAAGCACCTACACCAGCTCCACCTGCAGCTCCACTGACCCCTCAAATACCACCAAATGATCCCGCTGCTCTACTAGCTGATTTGCTATGA